From the genome of Chelmon rostratus isolate fCheRos1 chromosome 1, fCheRos1.pri, whole genome shotgun sequence, one region includes:
- the ap1s2 gene encoding AP-1 complex subunit sigma-2, with product MQFMLLFSRQGKLRLQKWYVPLSDKERKKISRDLVQTILARKPKMCSFLEWRDLKIVYKRYASLYFCCAVEDQDNELITLEIIHRYVELLDKYFGSVCELDIIFNFEKAYFILDEFLLGGEAQETSKKNVLKAIEQADLLQEEAEAPRSVLEEIGLT from the exons ATGCAGTTCATGCTGTTGTTTAGCCGGCAGGGAAAGCTGCGGTTACAGAAATGGTACGTGCCTTTGTCtgacaaggagaggaagaagatctcCAGAGACCTGGTCCAGACCATACTGGCCAGGAAGCCCAAGATGTGCAGCTTCTTGGAGTGGAGGGACCTCAAGATTGTGTACAAGAG ATACGCGAGCCTGTATTTCTGCTGTGCAGTTGAGGATCAGGATAATGAGCTGATCACCCTGGAGATCATCCACAGATatgtggagctgctggacaaATATTTTGGAAGT GTGTGCGAGCTGGATATTATCTTCAACTTTGAGAAGGCCTACTTTATCCTGGATGAGTTCCTGCTGGGTGGAGAGGCCCAGGAAACATCCAAGAAGAACGTGCTAAAGGCCATAGAGCAGGCTGACCTGCTGCAGGAG GAGGCTGAGGCACCGCGGAGTGTTCTAGAAGAAATTGGTTTGACATAA
- the phka2 gene encoding phosphorylase b kinase regulatory subunit alpha, liver isoform isoform X2 produces the protein MFTCLQVAKVEKFKHTQSTKDCLHAKYDTPTCAMVVGDDQWGHLQVDATSIYLLMLAQMTASGLRIISNLDEVAFIQNLVFYIEAAYKVADYGMWERGDKTNQGIPELNGSSVGIAKAALEAIDELDLFGAHGGPKSVIHVLPDEVEHCQSILCSMLPRASTSKEIDAGLLSVISFPAFAVEDIDLVAITKSEIISKLQGRYGCCRFIRDGYHCPKEDPSRLHYDPAELKLFENIECEWPVFWTYLILDGIFTEDQVQVQEYREALEGILIRGKNGIKLLPELYAVPHDKVEEEYSNPHSVDRVAMGQLPHMWGQSLYILGCLLAEGFLAPGEIDPLNRRFSTNFKPDVVVQVCVLAESEDIKELLSDCGIMVQMMSDVLPIRVMPARILSHVYVRLGNCKKLNLSGRPYRHIGVLGTSKFYEIRNRSYIFTPQFLDQHHFYLALDNQMIVEMLRTELAYLSSCWRMTGRPTLTFPITRSMLVEDGDALDPCILATLRKLQDGYFAGARVQMSDLSSFQTTSFHTHLSFLDEENDDSLLEEEEEDQEYDNYGPPEDSKDMFDQYLTQLLHSTTTKCHLPPIQRGQHHVFSAEHTTRDILSFMAQVQGLNIPKSSMYLPVTPVKSKHRRSLNLLEVPHPQPGPQLKQHKSHSAADLHLPRDSQGNTDFAALVRQLKECPTLQDQADILYILFVMKGADWLVELTGPGQGGVSVRSLLEELYIQAGVCKEWGLIRYISGMLRKRVEVLAEACTDLISHHKQLTVGLPPEPRERVITVPLPPEELNTLIFEASGQDISVAVLTQEIMVYLAMYARSQPALFGDMLRLRIGLIMQVMATELARSLHCSGEEASESLMNLSPFDMKNLLHHILSGKEFGVERSMRPIQSTATSPAISIHELGHTGATKTERTGIHKLKSEIKQIFSGGLSLSSNVTSPRSTRCSSPSTPSGILSPVGPGSGDGQLHWEERQGQWLRRRRLDGAINRVPVGFYQKVWKILQKCHGLSIDGYVLPSSTTREMTAGEIKFAVQVESVLNHVPQPEYRQLLVETVMVLGLVADVDVDSIGGIIHVDRILHLANDLFLSDQKSHSASDYFLEKDQATGICNFFYDSAPSGSYGTMTYLSKAVVTYVQDFLPSSSCLMQ, from the exons ATGTTCACGTGTCTTCAGGTGGCCAAGGTGGAGAAGTTCAAACACACCCAGAGTACAAAGGATTGCTTGCATGCCAAATATGACACTCCCACCTGTGCCATGGTGGTCGGGGACGACCAGTGGGGCCACCTCCAGGTGGACGCCACCTCCATCTACCTGCTGATGCTGGCGCAGATGACAGCCTCAG GTCTTCGAATCATCTCAAACCTGGATGAGGTAGCCTTTATTCAAAACTTGGTCTTCTACATAGAGGCTGCCTACAAAGTAGCG GATTATGGGATGTGGGAGCGAGGTGACAAGACCAACCAGGGCATCCCCGAGCTCAATGGCAGCTCTGTAGGAATTGCCAAG GCAGCTCTGGAGGCCATAGATGAGCTGGATCTTTTTGGTGCTCATGGAGGGCCAAAGTCAGTCATCCACGTCTTGCCCGATGAAGTGGAGCACTGTCAG TCCATCCTGTGCTCCATGCTGCCAAGAGCTTCAACTTCAAAGGAGATAGACGCCGgtcttctgtctgtcatttcCTTCCCTGCTTTTGCTGTTGAGGATATTGACCTGGTGGCCATCACCAAATCGGAAATCATAAGCAAGCTGCAG GGTCGCTATGGCTGCTGCCGCTTCATCAGGGATGGATATCATTGTCCTAAAGAG GATCCATCTCGGCTGCACTACGATCCTGCAGAACTCAAGCTATTTGAGAATATTGAATGTGAGTGGCCTGTGTTCTGGACTTATCTCATCCTGGATGGTATCTTTACTGAAGATCAAGTGCAG GTACAGGAGTACCGTGAGGCACTGGAGGGCATTTTGATCAGAGGGAAGAACGGCATCAAACTGTTGCCTGAACTTTATGCTGTACCACATGACAAG gtggaggaggagtacAGCAATCCTCACTCAGTGGACAGAGTGGCCATGGGGCAGCTGCCGCACATGTGGGGGCAGTCGCTCTACATCTTGGGCTGTCTTCTGGCTGAG GGTTTTTTAGCACCAGGAGAGATCGATCCACTCAACAGGAGATTCTCTACAAACTTCAAGCCAGACGTTGTGGTACAAG tttgtgttctAGCAGAGTCGGAGGACATCAAGGAGTTGTTAAGTGATTGTGGGATCATGGTCCAGATGATGTCAGACGTTCTGCCTATCAGGGTCATGCCTGCTCGCATCCTGAGCCATGTCTATGTCAGACTGG GGAACTGCAAGAAGCTGAATTTGAGTGGGAGGCCCTACAGACACATTGGAGTTCTGGGAACATCCAAATTCTATGAGATCAGAAATCGCTCTTATATATTCACCCCACAG TTCCTGGATCAGCACCATTTCTACCTGGCACTGGACAACCAGATGATTGTGGAGATGCTACGCACCGAGCTGGCCTATCTCTCCTCTTGCTGGAGGATGACAGGACGGCCCACGCTCACTTTCCCCATCACCCGCAGCATGCTGG TTGAAGATGGAGATGCGCTTGATCCGTGTATCCTAGCAACCCTCAGGAAACTACAGGATGGCTATTTTGCTGGAGCGAG GGTGCAGATGTCAGACCTCTCCAGTTTCCAGACCACTTCGTTCCACACTCACCTCAGCTTCCTGGATGAAGAGAATGATGACAGCTTActcgaggaggaggaggaggatcaggaATACGACAACTATGGGCCCCCAG AGGATTCAAAAGACATGTTTGACCAGTACCTCACCCAGCTCCTCCACAGCACCACCACCAAGTGCCATCTTCCTCCGATCCAGAGGGGGCAGCACCATGTCTTCAGTGCTGAACACACCACCAGAGACATCCTGTCTTTCATGGCACAGGTCCAGGGCCTGAACATACCCA agtcTTCCATGTATCTACCTGTGACTCCTGTTAAGAGCAAACACCGCAGATCTCTTAACCTACTTGAAGTTCCTCATCCTCAGCCTGGCCCGCAACTGAAGCAGCACAAG TCCCACAGTGCTGCTGATCTGCACCTCCCTCGCGACTCTCAGGGCAACACAGACTTCGCAGCGTTGGTCAGGCAGCTGAAAGAGTGTCCGACTCTGCAGGACCAGGCGGACATACTCTACATCCTCTTCGTGATGAA aggagctgattggctggtggAGCTGACAGGTCCCGGGCAGGGCGGGGTCAGCGTGCGCtccctgctggaggagctgtACATACAAGCCGGTGTCTGCAAAGAGTGGGGGCTCATCAGATACATCTCTGGAATGCTACGCAAGCGAGTGGAGGTCCTCGCTGAG GCCTGCACAGACCTGATCTCCCATCACAAGCAGCTGACTGTAGGTCTACCTCCTGAACCCAGGGAAAGAGTCATCACAGT CCCTCTTCCTCCCGAGGAGCTGAACACTCTCATCTTTGAAGCCAGCGGTCAGGACATCAGCGTCGCTGTCCTCACTCAG GAAATCATGGTCTACCTGGCCATGTACGCACGCTCCCAGCCGGCTCTGTTCGGGGACATGCTGCGGCTCAGGATAGGACTCATCATGCAAGTGATGGCCACTGAGCTGGCTCGCAGCCTGCACTGCTCCG GAGAGGAGGCGTCTGAGAGTTTGATGAACCTGAGCCCCTTTGACATGAAAAACCTGCTGCATCACATCCTCAGTGGCAAAGAGTTTGGTGTGGAGAGGAGCA TGCGCCCAATCCAGTCAACGGCCACTAGCCCTGCCATCTCCATTCATGAACTGGGCCACACCGGAGCCACCAAGACTGAACGCACAGGAATACACAAGCTGAAGAGTGAGATAAAGCAG ATCTTCAGCGGCGGTCTTTCCTTGAGTAGCAATGTCACTTCCCCTCGCTCCACG CGTTGCAGCAGCCCCTCCACCCCCAGTGGAATCCTGTCCCCAGTGGGCCCTGGTTCAGGAGATGGACAGCTGCACTGGGAGGAGAGGCAAGGCCAGTGGCTGAGGAGACGCAGGCTGGATGGAGCCATCAACAGAGTGCCAGTGGGCTTCTACCAGAAGGTCTGGAAGATCCTGCAGAAGTGTCACGGCCTGTCCATCGATGGATACGTGTTACCTTCTTCTACCACGAGAGAG ATGACCGCAGGAGAGATCAAGTTTGCAGTGCAGGTGGAGTCCGTCCTGAACCACGTCCCTCAGCCAGAGTACCGGCAGCTGCTAGTGGAGACTGTGATGGTTCTCGGTCTCGTAGCTGACGTGGACGTGGACAGTATTGGTGGCATCATCCACGTGGACCGCATATTGCATTTGGCCAATGACCTCTTCCTCAGTGACCAG AAATCCCACAGTGCCAGTGATTACTTCCTTGAGAAGGACCAGGCGACCGGAATCTGCAACTTTTTCTACGATAGCGCCCCCAGTGGCAGCTATGGCACCATGACCTATCTGTCCAAGGCGGTGGTCACTTATGTCCAGGACTTCCTGCCAAGTTCCAGCTGTCTGATGCAGTGA
- the phka2 gene encoding phosphorylase b kinase regulatory subunit alpha, liver isoform isoform X1, with amino-acid sequence MRSRSNSGVRLDGYARLVQETILCHQNPVTGLLPASTQKKDAWVRDNVYSVLAVWGLGMAYRKNADRDEDKAKAYELEQSVVKLMQGLLQCMMRQVAKVEKFKHTQSTKDCLHAKYDTPTCAMVVGDDQWGHLQVDATSIYLLMLAQMTASGLRIISNLDEVAFIQNLVFYIEAAYKVADYGMWERGDKTNQGIPELNGSSVGIAKAALEAIDELDLFGAHGGPKSVIHVLPDEVEHCQSILCSMLPRASTSKEIDAGLLSVISFPAFAVEDIDLVAITKSEIISKLQGRYGCCRFIRDGYHCPKEDPSRLHYDPAELKLFENIECEWPVFWTYLILDGIFTEDQVQVQEYREALEGILIRGKNGIKLLPELYAVPHDKVEEEYSNPHSVDRVAMGQLPHMWGQSLYILGCLLAEGFLAPGEIDPLNRRFSTNFKPDVVVQVCVLAESEDIKELLSDCGIMVQMMSDVLPIRVMPARILSHVYVRLGNCKKLNLSGRPYRHIGVLGTSKFYEIRNRSYIFTPQFLDQHHFYLALDNQMIVEMLRTELAYLSSCWRMTGRPTLTFPITRSMLVEDGDALDPCILATLRKLQDGYFAGARVQMSDLSSFQTTSFHTHLSFLDEENDDSLLEEEEEDQEYDNYGPPEDSKDMFDQYLTQLLHSTTTKCHLPPIQRGQHHVFSAEHTTRDILSFMAQVQGLNIPKSSMYLPVTPVKSKHRRSLNLLEVPHPQPGPQLKQHKSHSAADLHLPRDSQGNTDFAALVRQLKECPTLQDQADILYILFVMKGADWLVELTGPGQGGVSVRSLLEELYIQAGVCKEWGLIRYISGMLRKRVEVLAEACTDLISHHKQLTVGLPPEPRERVITVPLPPEELNTLIFEASGQDISVAVLTQEIMVYLAMYARSQPALFGDMLRLRIGLIMQVMATELARSLHCSGEEASESLMNLSPFDMKNLLHHILSGKEFGVERSMRPIQSTATSPAISIHELGHTGATKTERTGIHKLKSEIKQIFSGGLSLSSNVTSPRSTRCSSPSTPSGILSPVGPGSGDGQLHWEERQGQWLRRRRLDGAINRVPVGFYQKVWKILQKCHGLSIDGYVLPSSTTREMTAGEIKFAVQVESVLNHVPQPEYRQLLVETVMVLGLVADVDVDSIGGIIHVDRILHLANDLFLSDQKSHSASDYFLEKDQATGICNFFYDSAPSGSYGTMTYLSKAVVTYVQDFLPSSSCLMQ; translated from the exons atgaggagccGCAGCAACTCTGGAGTGAGGCTGGATGGCTATGCCAGGCTGGTCCAAGAGACCATCCTCTGCCACCAG aacCCAGTGACAGGACTTCTGCCCGCCAGCACCCAGAAGAAGGACGCCTGGGTGAGGGATAATGTGTACAGCGTCCTGGCTGTGTGGGGGCTCGGTATGGCCTACCGCAAGAATGCAGACCGCGATGAAGACAAGGCCAAGGCCTACGAACTGGAGCAG AGCGTGGTGAAACTGATGCAGGGGCTTCTGCAGTGCATGATGAGACAG GTGGCCAAGGTGGAGAAGTTCAAACACACCCAGAGTACAAAGGATTGCTTGCATGCCAAATATGACACTCCCACCTGTGCCATGGTGGTCGGGGACGACCAGTGGGGCCACCTCCAGGTGGACGCCACCTCCATCTACCTGCTGATGCTGGCGCAGATGACAGCCTCAG GTCTTCGAATCATCTCAAACCTGGATGAGGTAGCCTTTATTCAAAACTTGGTCTTCTACATAGAGGCTGCCTACAAAGTAGCG GATTATGGGATGTGGGAGCGAGGTGACAAGACCAACCAGGGCATCCCCGAGCTCAATGGCAGCTCTGTAGGAATTGCCAAG GCAGCTCTGGAGGCCATAGATGAGCTGGATCTTTTTGGTGCTCATGGAGGGCCAAAGTCAGTCATCCACGTCTTGCCCGATGAAGTGGAGCACTGTCAG TCCATCCTGTGCTCCATGCTGCCAAGAGCTTCAACTTCAAAGGAGATAGACGCCGgtcttctgtctgtcatttcCTTCCCTGCTTTTGCTGTTGAGGATATTGACCTGGTGGCCATCACCAAATCGGAAATCATAAGCAAGCTGCAG GGTCGCTATGGCTGCTGCCGCTTCATCAGGGATGGATATCATTGTCCTAAAGAG GATCCATCTCGGCTGCACTACGATCCTGCAGAACTCAAGCTATTTGAGAATATTGAATGTGAGTGGCCTGTGTTCTGGACTTATCTCATCCTGGATGGTATCTTTACTGAAGATCAAGTGCAG GTACAGGAGTACCGTGAGGCACTGGAGGGCATTTTGATCAGAGGGAAGAACGGCATCAAACTGTTGCCTGAACTTTATGCTGTACCACATGACAAG gtggaggaggagtacAGCAATCCTCACTCAGTGGACAGAGTGGCCATGGGGCAGCTGCCGCACATGTGGGGGCAGTCGCTCTACATCTTGGGCTGTCTTCTGGCTGAG GGTTTTTTAGCACCAGGAGAGATCGATCCACTCAACAGGAGATTCTCTACAAACTTCAAGCCAGACGTTGTGGTACAAG tttgtgttctAGCAGAGTCGGAGGACATCAAGGAGTTGTTAAGTGATTGTGGGATCATGGTCCAGATGATGTCAGACGTTCTGCCTATCAGGGTCATGCCTGCTCGCATCCTGAGCCATGTCTATGTCAGACTGG GGAACTGCAAGAAGCTGAATTTGAGTGGGAGGCCCTACAGACACATTGGAGTTCTGGGAACATCCAAATTCTATGAGATCAGAAATCGCTCTTATATATTCACCCCACAG TTCCTGGATCAGCACCATTTCTACCTGGCACTGGACAACCAGATGATTGTGGAGATGCTACGCACCGAGCTGGCCTATCTCTCCTCTTGCTGGAGGATGACAGGACGGCCCACGCTCACTTTCCCCATCACCCGCAGCATGCTGG TTGAAGATGGAGATGCGCTTGATCCGTGTATCCTAGCAACCCTCAGGAAACTACAGGATGGCTATTTTGCTGGAGCGAG GGTGCAGATGTCAGACCTCTCCAGTTTCCAGACCACTTCGTTCCACACTCACCTCAGCTTCCTGGATGAAGAGAATGATGACAGCTTActcgaggaggaggaggaggatcaggaATACGACAACTATGGGCCCCCAG AGGATTCAAAAGACATGTTTGACCAGTACCTCACCCAGCTCCTCCACAGCACCACCACCAAGTGCCATCTTCCTCCGATCCAGAGGGGGCAGCACCATGTCTTCAGTGCTGAACACACCACCAGAGACATCCTGTCTTTCATGGCACAGGTCCAGGGCCTGAACATACCCA agtcTTCCATGTATCTACCTGTGACTCCTGTTAAGAGCAAACACCGCAGATCTCTTAACCTACTTGAAGTTCCTCATCCTCAGCCTGGCCCGCAACTGAAGCAGCACAAG TCCCACAGTGCTGCTGATCTGCACCTCCCTCGCGACTCTCAGGGCAACACAGACTTCGCAGCGTTGGTCAGGCAGCTGAAAGAGTGTCCGACTCTGCAGGACCAGGCGGACATACTCTACATCCTCTTCGTGATGAA aggagctgattggctggtggAGCTGACAGGTCCCGGGCAGGGCGGGGTCAGCGTGCGCtccctgctggaggagctgtACATACAAGCCGGTGTCTGCAAAGAGTGGGGGCTCATCAGATACATCTCTGGAATGCTACGCAAGCGAGTGGAGGTCCTCGCTGAG GCCTGCACAGACCTGATCTCCCATCACAAGCAGCTGACTGTAGGTCTACCTCCTGAACCCAGGGAAAGAGTCATCACAGT CCCTCTTCCTCCCGAGGAGCTGAACACTCTCATCTTTGAAGCCAGCGGTCAGGACATCAGCGTCGCTGTCCTCACTCAG GAAATCATGGTCTACCTGGCCATGTACGCACGCTCCCAGCCGGCTCTGTTCGGGGACATGCTGCGGCTCAGGATAGGACTCATCATGCAAGTGATGGCCACTGAGCTGGCTCGCAGCCTGCACTGCTCCG GAGAGGAGGCGTCTGAGAGTTTGATGAACCTGAGCCCCTTTGACATGAAAAACCTGCTGCATCACATCCTCAGTGGCAAAGAGTTTGGTGTGGAGAGGAGCA TGCGCCCAATCCAGTCAACGGCCACTAGCCCTGCCATCTCCATTCATGAACTGGGCCACACCGGAGCCACCAAGACTGAACGCACAGGAATACACAAGCTGAAGAGTGAGATAAAGCAG ATCTTCAGCGGCGGTCTTTCCTTGAGTAGCAATGTCACTTCCCCTCGCTCCACG CGTTGCAGCAGCCCCTCCACCCCCAGTGGAATCCTGTCCCCAGTGGGCCCTGGTTCAGGAGATGGACAGCTGCACTGGGAGGAGAGGCAAGGCCAGTGGCTGAGGAGACGCAGGCTGGATGGAGCCATCAACAGAGTGCCAGTGGGCTTCTACCAGAAGGTCTGGAAGATCCTGCAGAAGTGTCACGGCCTGTCCATCGATGGATACGTGTTACCTTCTTCTACCACGAGAGAG ATGACCGCAGGAGAGATCAAGTTTGCAGTGCAGGTGGAGTCCGTCCTGAACCACGTCCCTCAGCCAGAGTACCGGCAGCTGCTAGTGGAGACTGTGATGGTTCTCGGTCTCGTAGCTGACGTGGACGTGGACAGTATTGGTGGCATCATCCACGTGGACCGCATATTGCATTTGGCCAATGACCTCTTCCTCAGTGACCAG AAATCCCACAGTGCCAGTGATTACTTCCTTGAGAAGGACCAGGCGACCGGAATCTGCAACTTTTTCTACGATAGCGCCCCCAGTGGCAGCTATGGCACCATGACCTATCTGTCCAAGGCGGTGGTCACTTATGTCCAGGACTTCCTGCCAAGTTCCAGCTGTCTGATGCAGTGA